The following DNA comes from Spirulina major PCC 6313.
TAAGTTTTCCACTCCGGATATGATTTTAAAATCGGTCTGTGATCTGCCGGGGTTGGATTTATTGCCGGGTGATATTGAACTATACGACGAATATATTGTGGCGGAAACCTTGTATAAACGCACCGCCGAAGCAGCAGATTCGCAAAAGTTTGCTGAAGTGTGGGTCCAGTTTGAAAAGAAGCTCATGCAGTCAATTTTAGAGCCCATTCGCGATCAGTATGACTATGTTTTGATGGACTGTGCGCCTGGGTATAATCTTTTGACGCGGAGTGCGATCGTTGCTAGTGATTTCTATCTTTTGCCTGCCCGTCCTGAGCCTCTTTCTCTGGTGGGTATTCAATTGCTTCAACAACGTATCGCAAAGCTCAAAGCGCAATATGATCCAACCTTGACTGCTAACTTATTAGGGATTGTGTTTATCCTGTCGGGTGGGTTATTTAGTGGACGCTATTATAGTCAAGTGATGCAACGAATTAAACAGGATTTTGAACCCAACTATCTGTTTGATACCACAATTCCGATGGATGTGAATGTGGCAAAGGCTGTTGATGGCTTTACGCCAGCGGTTTTAAGTACTCCCAATTCATCTGGATCGCGGGCCTTTGGCAAGCTGACGGGGGAATTTTTAGAGAAACTTTTGAGCGTAACTTAGGCTACTCCCTGGAACTCGCAAAACAGCGTAGGCTAGGGGGAGAGCCAAACGTTATCGGGTGGGCTGTTTTCGGTTCAACGTCTAGGGGAATTGATGGTCAAAGCGTTAATCGGGCCGTGATTCTGGGTAAGGGTTTGAGGCTTTTTGTGATCTTGCCATGCGCGATCGCTCCATTCCAGTTTGACCTTCAGATCCCTTGAAACGGCTGGCGGCGTTGTGTTTGTTCACCCGATAGGATAGGCGCTTGATAGCGATGTTCATCCTGGCTGATTTGTTCCATTATTCATCTACCCCCTCACTCCTTTTATGACGACCACACCCCGCATGAGTTTGCCCTTGGTGAATTGCGATCGCCTCCTCCAAAGTATTGATGATCTGGCAAATGTTGGCCGTTTGCCCCAAGGTGGGGTGCGTCGCATTGCCTATAGCCCCGAAGATTGCCAAGCCCGCCAGTGGGTACAGAACCAGATGACCCAAGCGGGGATGACCGTGCGTATTGATCCGGCGGGGAATGTGATCGGCCGCTATCCGGGTCAGCAGGATCATCTGCCGGTGTTGGCGACGGGGTCGCATCTTGATACGGTTCCTTGCGGGGGGCGGTATGACGGGGCGTTTGGGGTGTTGGCGGGGCTGGAGGTGGTGCGATCGCTCCATGACCGCAACCTCCATCTGCGCCATCCCCTAGAGGTGATTGTCTTCACCGACGAAGAAAGCAGCATGATCGGCAGTAAAGGCATATCCGGGCGGGTGTTTCCCGATCCTGACTATTACCGCCGTCCCGATGGCGAATCGATTCAGGACTGTCTAGCGCGGGTGGGGGGCAATTGGGATCAGATTCACCTCGCCCAACGCCAACCCCACGAAATCGCCGCCTTTCTGGAATTGCACGTTGAACAGGGGCCGATTCTCGAATCGATGGGGAAAGCGATCGGCGTGATTGAAGGGATTGTCGGGCAACGCCGCTATCAGATCAGCGTCGAAGGGCAAGAAAACCACGCCGGAACTACGCCGATGTATATGCGCTGTGATGCGCTTGTGGCCGCGTCGCGGGTGGTGTTGGCGGTGCATGAGGTGGCGAATACACCAGGGCAACAGGTGGCCACGGTGGGGCAGATTCAGGTGTTTCCCAATGCGGTGAATGTGGTGCCGGGTCGGGTGGAAATGAGCTTGGATATTCGGGATTTGTCCAGTTTGCACATCGATCGCCTCTTGGAGCAGTTGGATTTGCATGTGCAGGAAATTGCGATCGCCACCAACACCAAAATTCGCTTTGAACGTCGTCTGCGCAACGAACCCGCCCTGGCTGAACCCCACCTCCAGGAGATCATCGCCACCGCCAGCCAAGCCCTCGACCTGTCCTACACCTACCTCCCCAGTCGTGCCAGTCACGATGCCCAAGAACTCGCCGTCATTACCGATATGGGCATGATTTTTGTGCCGAGCGAAAACGGGTTGAGTCATTCCGAGTTTGAATACACCTCCCCCGAAGAATGTGTGCAGGGGGCGAATGTGTTATTGCATAGTCTGATCCAGTGCGATCGCTACTACAGCGACACCCATTAAGATCAAACCGTTCAACGTAGTCAACTCAGGCTGCCCATTCCTCACTCTTTAATCGTCCTATGGTTTCCACATTTCCGATCGCACCCACCCTGGATCTATCTAAGGTGCGCCTTGACATTCGCAACCTGCAACGAGACCTCGTGCAATGGCGGCGGCAGATTCATCAACAACCGGAACTCGCCTTTGATGAACGCCAAACCGCCACCCTGATCGCGGCAAAGCTCACTGATTGGGGTATTGATCATCAAACAGAAATCGCCAAAACTGGCGTAGTAGCAACGATCGCAAGTTCCAATCCCGGCCCCGTCCTCGCCATTCGGGCGGATATGGATGCGCTCCCCATCCAAGAAGCGAATGATGTTCCCTATCGTTCCCAACAAGAGGGCAAGATGCACGCCTGCGGCCATGATGGCCATGTAGCGATCGCCCTCGGAACGGCCTACTATCTCGCCCAGCATCGAGATGCCTTTTGCGGCACGGTGAAATTCATTTTTCAGCCCGCCGAAGAAAGTGTCGGGGGCGCAAAACCGATGATTGAAGCCGGCGTATTGCAGAATCCGGACGTGGACGGGATCATCGGGTTGCACATTTGGAATAATTTACCCTTGGGGACGGTGGGCGTTCGCAGCGGGCCATTAATGGCGGCGGTGGAATGTTTCCGCTGCACGATTTTAGGCAAAGGCGGCCATGGTGCAATGCCCGACCAAACCATTGATGCCGTTGTCGTCGCCTCCCAGGTCGTCAATGCCCTCCAAACCATTGTCTCCCGCACTATCAAGCCCCTCGATGCTGCGGTGGTGACCGTGGGCGAATTTCATGCCGGCACAGCCCTCAACGTCATTGCCGATACAGCCCGCCTCAGTGGAACCGTGCGCTATTTCAACGCCGACCTAGAGGGAACGATTGGCGATCGCATCAACACCATCATCGGCGGCATCTGCCAAAGCCACGGAGCCACCTACGACCTCAACTATTGGCAACTGTATCCCCCCGTGATCAACGATACCGCCATGGCCGAACTCGTGCGCTCCGTCGCCGCCGACGTGATCGAACCCGACCTTGGCATTGTTCCCGACTGCCAAACCATGGGCGGCGAAGACATGTCCTTCTTCCTCCAAGCCGTACCCGGCTGTTACTTCTTCCTCGGCTCCGCCAACCCCGCCCAAGGCTGGGACTATCCCCACCATCATCCCCAATTTGACTTTGATGAAAGCGTTCTTTGCATGGGTGTGGAATTATTTGTGCGGTGCGTTGAGCGCTTTGGGCGTGAAGATCGGTGAAGCTGAAGGAGTGGGGTGAAGCGTAGGGTGACGATGGGGAATGGTAATCCGGAACTCCGTCCCTTGGCCCAGTTGAGAGTCAATCTCAATCTTGCCATGGTGGCGATCCACCACAATCTGATAGCTAATCGATAGCCCCAGACCCGTGCCTTTCCCAATCGGTTTCGTGGTGAAAAACGGATCAAAAATCTGGTTTTGGGCATTCCTCGGAATACCATTGCCATTGTCCCGAATGCAGATGTGGATCATCTGCCCCTGTTGGGCAGTGGCAATGGTTAAGCGGGGTTGAAATGCCGGATCGCCCTTGGCTCGTTCTTCTAAGGCATCCATGGCATTACTCAAAATATTCATGAACACCTGATTCAACTGCGCCCCATAACATTCAATGAGGGGCAGGGTTCCATAGTGTTTGTCCAGCTTAATGGGTTGATGGCTTGTTTTACCCTTTAAGCGATGCTGCAAAATGAGCAAGGTGCTGTCAATCCCCTCATGGATATCGATCGCTTTCATCTGAGACTCATCTAGGCGGGAAAATGTCCGCAGGGAAAGCACAATTTGCCGGATGCGCTCTGTGCCCATCCGCATGGAATCTAGAATTTTCGGCAAGTCTTCAGCAACAAAGTCTAAATCAATCTCCTCGGTGCGCTCTTGGATCGCCTGGGGGGGGACGAGGTAATACTCTTGATAGAGCCGAATCAGGTCGAGTAAATCTTGGGTGTAGTTGTCAATGTAGGTGAGGTTGCCAAAAATGAAATTGACGGGGTTGTTAATTTCATGGGCGACCCCGGCGACGAGTTGCCCCAAGCTGGCCATTTTTTCGTTTTGGATCAGGTGGGTTTGGGTTTGTTGGAGTTCTTTGATGGCGAGGGCGAGATCGGCGGCTTGGGTGCGGGTGGTGTCGAGGAGTTCAGCCTGTTGGAGGGCAATGCCCAATTGCATGCTGATTTGGGTGAGAAGTTCGACTTCGTAGGGTTGCCACTGCCGAGGGGTGGAGTTTTGGTAGACGGCGAGGAGGCCCCAGAGTTTGAGGGATTGGAAGATGGGGACAATGATGTAGGCGCGGGCTTGCAGTTGTTCGATCAGTTCAACGTGACAGTCGGAATATCCAGCTTTGTAGATGTCGTGGATCACGGAGGGTTCGTTATCGCGGTAGCGGCCGCCGGCGGTTTCTTGGAGATAGGTGTCGGCGATCAGGGGATGGGATTGGAGGAGCGATCGCCATTCCGGGGCCATGGATTCCGCCACAATCTGGCCACTCCAATCCGGGGCAAAGCGATAAATCACCGATCGCTCGACGGTTAACAGTTGGCGGGTTTCTTGGGTGGTGGTTTCAAAAATGGTTTGGATATCGAGGGAGCGGCGAATTTTATCGACGGTGGTGGCGAGGGTGCGTTCCCGCTCCATGGTTCCGGCCAGTTGTTCCGTTTGGGCCTGGAGTTGCTGTTGGTGCTGGTGGTTTTCGAGGGCAAGGCTGAGGATTTGGGCGAGTTGTTCGGTGAGTTCAATCTCCTCTTGCGTCCACGATCGCGCCCCCTGACAGTGATAAATTCCCAGCAATCCCCAGAGGTGATCATTTTGGCGAATCGGCACAATCAATTGGGCGCGAATTTGAAAGGTGCGCAACATTTCGAGGTGACAGGCACTAAGTCCGGCGGCTTCCACATCTGCGATCGCGCTCATCGTTCCCTGGGCATACCGCTGCATTAAATGATGCCCAAAATAGGAATCCTGCACCGTCACCAACAGCCCAGGAGTCCAATGGGGATCAACCGATTCAGCGATAAACACCCCATGGCCATCCCAACTCGATTCAAACTGAAAAACCCCCACCCGATCCACCTTAAAAAAGGCCCGCACATCAGTCACAACATCAGCAAACAAGGTGGGGATTGATTGGGTATGATGGATCGCCGCAAAAATATTTTGGAAGAGTTGATGGGAGGCACTCCAATGGGGTTGATCCAAGTCACTCATCTGAGATAGTGGGGTTAGAGCAACGGTGCGCTCGGTTTGCAGATTTTCCATGACTAATCAATCGCGAACCATCGCCGGATAAGGATGAACATTGAAGCAGAGTACAACGCTAGACAAACGGTAGACATTGAGGATGTATCGTCTAGATTTATCCTAAGATGCAGCATTCCGAAAAGCGAGTAGCTTTTCGTTTTGTAACAGAATCCCATCACCCTCTGCATTCATAATTAAAGTTATGTGAATATTGATCCCCATTCTGTTACGGGAGTTTTAGCGCTTGTTCATACATTACCCTCACCCCAAACCCCTTTCCCTATGGGAGGGGGGCTTCTGATCTGGATATGATGATTTCTGAACAAGCTGTAGCAATGTTATTACCTATGGCGACAGATTATCCCTCAGCAGAGTAATCCCTATTTTCTGGCTTGAATGGCTTCCCAAGACTCAACCAGTAGAATCTGTTGCGATTACCTAGAATGGGACAAATTACCTAATTTCGTCAATCCTTAAAATCCGTATTTATACGGATTAATTGTAATAGTTTATCGTGTATTTGATTGCACCAAAAATTGCTCAAGATCAGCCATCAACAACTATCAATCGCTTTAACAACCAGGGTGCTTGAGGTGATGCGATCGCAGTCTTTTCCCTGCCACAACATCCCTCAATTTTCCCCGTTAATTGGGGTCGGCCTGCGGTTTTTTGCCCACCAACAGGGCCATTTCTAGCCACTTCCAATAGCAATCCACATCATTAAACCCCAACTCCCAGAGCCAATTTAATTGCGTCTGCACATCGAGGAGTTGATTCGACGGGTCATCTTCGTGCTCACCGTAGCCAATGGATTCCAGAAAATGGCGATGGAGCGCGGGGGTTGGCGAGGAAACATGTTCAAGATTACAGAAAATGCCACCGGGTTTGAGTTGGGCGAAGATTTCCCCGTAGAGGCTGCGCTTGCGATCGTCGCTGAGGTGATGAATGGCAAAACTAGAGACGATCGCATCAAACGACCCCAAGGCGGGCAATGGCTCATCAAGGTTATGGGCCACCACAGTCACGAGGGGATCATCCCCAAAACGGGCGGTGACTTTTTCGAGCATCGTTGGGGAAAAATCCAGGACGACACATTCCATGAAGGGGCGATCGCACTTCAGCAACGCCGCCAACCGACCATCCCCCGTCCCCACATCCAACACCCGCCACACATCGAGCGGCACATGATCCAACACCACCCGCTCCCCCTCAGTACGATGGGGAATCCGATCCGCCCGGCTTAAATAGCTCAAGGCGTGCTCTGCTGAAGTCCATCGATTCATTGTTCGCTTAAGAGATCTTCCATATCTTTGCGTTCTGCCGGTTCCGACAAGGGCAAGCTTTGGCGCGTATCGGTAATCAGCCAATCCAACGCCGCCGCCTTCACATCAATCGCCGCCCCATTTTTATCCACACAGTAGCGACCAAACACCAGCTTATCCACCAAACGCACCCCCGGCCCCAGGCGCGAATATTCAAAAATCACACTATTATCCACCGTCGCCCCAGCGCAAATATGACAACTGGGGCCAATCATCGACGGGCCGATAATCGTCGCCCCATCTTCAATCCAGGTCATGCTGCCGATATACACGGGCCCTTGAATGTTCACCTTGTCCCAGTTCACCTGAACATTCAGCCCCGTGTAAACCCCCGGCCGTTCTTCCCGGCCAGGGATGCCCACGTTTTTAATTTCACCGGTCAAGACCCCGCGCACCGCCTGCCAATAGTCGGGGACTTTGCCAATATCCACCCATTCAAAATCCATCGCCACGGCATAGAACGATGCACCCATCTCCACCAATTTCGGGAACAGGTCGCCGCCAATGTCGTAGACTTCTCCGCTGGGGATGTAGTCGATCACTTCCGGCTCGAAAATATAGATCCCGGTGTTGATCATCGTGCTGAGGGCTTCATCAACGGCGGGCTTTTCTTGGAAGGCTTTCACTCTGCCGTTGTCGTCAGTGACCACGACTCCGTAGCTAGAGACCTGCGCTTTGGGGACGGTTTTGGTGATGATGGTGGCGATCGCCCCCCGTTCTTTATGCCAGCGCACCGCTGCGGTCAAGTCCAAATCAATCAGCGCATCCCCACACAGCACCACAAACGTGTCATCAAAAAAGGGCTTAAACTCCTGAATCCGTTTAATGCCCCCCGCTGAACCGAGTGCTCTCCCCACAAGCTGACCATCAACAATATTGCCTTCAAAGGAATAGCCCAATTCCACCCCAAACCGCTGGCCATCCCGGAAATAACCTTCAATCTCATTCGCTAAGTGGCTCACATTGGCCATGATTTGCGTGAAGCCATGTTTGCGTAACAGTTCTAATAAGAA
Coding sequences within:
- a CDS encoding ParA family protein; translation: MTLVFSTINMKGGVGKTTLTVNLATCLVRDHQKRVLIVDLDSQISATLSVLSPQDFGKLRRGRRTLSYLIDKVIRPYIVRKFSTPDMILKSVCDLPGLDLLPGDIELYDEYIVAETLYKRTAEAADSQKFAEVWVQFEKKLMQSILEPIRDQYDYVLMDCAPGYNLLTRSAIVASDFYLLPARPEPLSLVGIQLLQQRIAKLKAQYDPTLTANLLGIVFILSGGLFSGRYYSQVMQRIKQDFEPNYLFDTTIPMDVNVAKAVDGFTPAVLSTPNSSGSRAFGKLTGEFLEKLLSVT
- a CDS encoding Zn-dependent hydrolase, giving the protein MTTTPRMSLPLVNCDRLLQSIDDLANVGRLPQGGVRRIAYSPEDCQARQWVQNQMTQAGMTVRIDPAGNVIGRYPGQQDHLPVLATGSHLDTVPCGGRYDGAFGVLAGLEVVRSLHDRNLHLRHPLEVIVFTDEESSMIGSKGISGRVFPDPDYYRRPDGESIQDCLARVGGNWDQIHLAQRQPHEIAAFLELHVEQGPILESMGKAIGVIEGIVGQRRYQISVEGQENHAGTTPMYMRCDALVAASRVVLAVHEVANTPGQQVATVGQIQVFPNAVNVVPGRVEMSLDIRDLSSLHIDRLLEQLDLHVQEIAIATNTKIRFERRLRNEPALAEPHLQEIIATASQALDLSYTYLPSRASHDAQELAVITDMGMIFVPSENGLSHSEFEYTSPEECVQGANVLLHSLIQCDRYYSDTH
- a CDS encoding M20 metallopeptidase family protein, whose product is MVSTFPIAPTLDLSKVRLDIRNLQRDLVQWRRQIHQQPELAFDERQTATLIAAKLTDWGIDHQTEIAKTGVVATIASSNPGPVLAIRADMDALPIQEANDVPYRSQQEGKMHACGHDGHVAIALGTAYYLAQHRDAFCGTVKFIFQPAEESVGGAKPMIEAGVLQNPDVDGIIGLHIWNNLPLGTVGVRSGPLMAAVECFRCTILGKGGHGAMPDQTIDAVVVASQVVNALQTIVSRTIKPLDAAVVTVGEFHAGTALNVIADTARLSGTVRYFNADLEGTIGDRINTIIGGICQSHGATYDLNYWQLYPPVINDTAMAELVRSVAADVIEPDLGIVPDCQTMGGEDMSFFLQAVPGCYFFLGSANPAQGWDYPHHHPQFDFDESVLCMGVELFVRCVERFGREDR
- a CDS encoding GAF domain-containing sensor histidine kinase produces the protein MSDLDQPHWSASHQLFQNIFAAIHHTQSIPTLFADVVTDVRAFFKVDRVGVFQFESSWDGHGVFIAESVDPHWTPGLLVTVQDSYFGHHLMQRYAQGTMSAIADVEAAGLSACHLEMLRTFQIRAQLIVPIRQNDHLWGLLGIYHCQGARSWTQEEIELTEQLAQILSLALENHQHQQQLQAQTEQLAGTMERERTLATTVDKIRRSLDIQTIFETTTQETRQLLTVERSVIYRFAPDWSGQIVAESMAPEWRSLLQSHPLIADTYLQETAGGRYRDNEPSVIHDIYKAGYSDCHVELIEQLQARAYIIVPIFQSLKLWGLLAVYQNSTPRQWQPYEVELLTQISMQLGIALQQAELLDTTRTQAADLALAIKELQQTQTHLIQNEKMASLGQLVAGVAHEINNPVNFIFGNLTYIDNYTQDLLDLIRLYQEYYLVPPQAIQERTEEIDLDFVAEDLPKILDSMRMGTERIRQIVLSLRTFSRLDESQMKAIDIHEGIDSTLLILQHRLKGKTSHQPIKLDKHYGTLPLIECYGAQLNQVFMNILSNAMDALEERAKGDPAFQPRLTIATAQQGQMIHICIRDNGNGIPRNAQNQIFDPFFTTKPIGKGTGLGLSISYQIVVDRHHGKIEIDSQLGQGTEFRITIPHRHPTLHPTPSASPIFTPKALNAPHK
- a CDS encoding class I SAM-dependent methyltransferase → MNRWTSAEHALSYLSRADRIPHRTEGERVVLDHVPLDVWRVLDVGTGDGRLAALLKCDRPFMECVVLDFSPTMLEKVTARFGDDPLVTVVAHNLDEPLPALGSFDAIVSSFAIHHLSDDRKRSLYGEIFAQLKPGGIFCNLEHVSSPTPALHRHFLESIGYGEHEDDPSNQLLDVQTQLNWLWELGFNDVDCYWKWLEMALLVGKKPQADPN
- a CDS encoding sugar phosphate nucleotidyltransferase; the encoded protein is MKAMILAAGKGTRVRPITYTIPKPLIPILQKPVMEFLLELLRKHGFTQIMANVSHLANEIEGYFRDGQRFGVELGYSFEGNIVDGQLVGRALGSAGGIKRIQEFKPFFDDTFVVLCGDALIDLDLTAAVRWHKERGAIATIITKTVPKAQVSSYGVVVTDDNGRVKAFQEKPAVDEALSTMINTGIYIFEPEVIDYIPSGEVYDIGGDLFPKLVEMGASFYAVAMDFEWVDIGKVPDYWQAVRGVLTGEIKNVGIPGREERPGVYTGLNVQVNWDKVNIQGPVYIGSMTWIEDGATIIGPSMIGPSCHICAGATVDNSVIFEYSRLGPGVRLVDKLVFGRYCVDKNGAAIDVKAAALDWLITDTRQSLPLSEPAERKDMEDLLSEQ